atgaataatcTCCTGATTAGaggaaaaagttgaaaaactcgCAAAAATGAAACTTGTCAAAGGGGTCGTTCATCAATTACATCACGCGATTTTTGGCTGTTTTTGACCCCTTCCCCACCCTCGTCACAACATCAAGACTCAATGAACAACCCCTTAGACAAGTTTCAGTTTTGCAAGTTTTTCAATCGCTAGAAAAATATatgtgaatattttttattttatgacaaTAATTACGTAGGTTGTCAGTGATTATAGTCATACAacgaaaatatcaaaaatgcaAAAGACTATctattaatttacaaatttactcaataatttaaaataaattgaatgatAAAACGCAACTTTTGTGTTAATACAGACCGCAGTAATATTTGATTTATCATGAATTATAAGGTATACACAAAGATAGAAACTTagaattaaaagtaagttacacTACATTGATACACTTTTAGTCCGATATTAAAGTCTCGATAggttaactatttttttaaagattggaaTCTTTACAAAACTagtgattattttattaaagtttaattgaGTTACTACTCAATTAGTACTCAGTCCACGCTCGATGTGAAGAAAAGCTAGAAGTAATGTCCAATGTTGGCCTGACGTCGAAttcatataagttttaatttttagttttttgaaactgatttaaaaaaattagtttcaagCTCTTAGCCTTTTATGttctttagttttatttgatgCGCCAAAtctaaagtttattgttttaagttaatccaatgttgttgtttttttcggTTTGATTCAAATTTTGCTCACTTCTGCTGCATCTACcaagaaaattttcttaaaaatcagCTTCAAAAAGTATAACTCTTAAATTACTCTTGCGCGCATAGTAAGAAGCACGCACAAACGGTGCTTTACCTAATGATGTAATGCTCAAAAACATTACATTATTAggtataagaaatatattaaagtatagCAGAGACTGTTTTTCTGCCAATATCTTATTGCCCCGGTCATGTACttcgtaatatatatatatatatatatatatatatatatatatatatatatatatatatatatatatatatatatatatatatatatatatatatatatatatatatatgtatatgtatatgtatatatatatatgtatatataggaaTCAAATCATATAACGAACCAGAGTTTGTTATGTGATTTGATTCCAAACCCCCATTTCTTAAGATcgcttatttttttacaaaaataaaaatgacccTACCCACATTCTTGAAAAACGCTATCAAAATGAAATCTTTCAGATTTTTGTTGAGTCATAGAAAGTGTAATTTTGTCGTAGAAAgcaagattaaaataaaataatggttaTGCATCAgtaattggttttttatttaatgtatttatagcgATAGGCCAATTTATCagaagataaataaaagaaaccaacttgatttttaaaatatggtaacGACATGCTGAAATTGGTggtaaataattgttttatgaaatgtttttaattgtacTTCTATAAAAATTGACACCATTgacatatttttgtatttttaaacctGTGTGAGGCTTTGCAAACTATAGAAACTGTGCTTATAATCTATTGAAAAACTACAGTGACGGCCGACTGCAAACACTTTctacaatttttatcaaaattggtATTAATTTAACAGAGATGGTTAAAAAGTTTGTAGAAGCCAAACCACGGAGATAAGCCACTATTacgtaattttgtattttttatgttatatatatatatatatatatatatatatatatatatatatatatatatatatatatatatatatatatatatatattgtcgtCATGTTATTTGTACCTATAAAATACTGATACTAATTagagattttatattaataaaggGCCTCAAAGATTGGTGAAACCGGGATTCCCTGTTTCTTAGGACCAGCTCTGAATCTGACTGTCTATTGCGTGACTTATTTActacttaatatatttattaatgaagttttgtttattttataaggaaagatttttagaaaatctaaaaaagattgcatcaaatttcaaatatacttaaatatttatttttactattatactatatatttacttattaaataattattatgtaatttatcaTTATACtatataactaatttaatatatttaatatttaatgcgTATGTCTTATACCTCCATCATAATAAATTGGttacgttttttaaaatcagaataaaatattttacaaaagcacttttttttaactttctgctttgaatagtataaaaaaataaaataagctagaatagtataaattgaataaaactgTCAATTgacagttttacaaaaattttactaaGCTTTTACTTAAGATTTATAGCTTAGttcatatttttctttcaaGTTATAGTTGCTGATATTAATTACGTAATTTGATATTCCCAGACAAAAACATGATGCaatacaagttatttttaaaaatgttatcaaatatcATCTATTGGCAAGcctatttgaattttaaaaagtaaaaaatgtttagtagAAAATAAgaccaatttttaaaactctaacAATTTCGATCCTTTTAAACGGAAAAATGTAACAGTTAGTTTATTTAAGATTCGGTTATGGCTAAAGGTGAGCAAAACCGAATATCCGGTCCTGTTTGTTGAAATCGGATTCGGATTTAACCGAACCGAATCCGATATCCAGTTTTGCTCACCCCTAGTTAAAACTTCCAAGTTGGAAGTTTTAACTAGGGGTGATTTCAATTAGTCTATTCCGGATATCCCGGTTTTGCTCACCCATAGCTGAAAGTTCCAACCGCAGATTTTAACAAACCAGTTGGATATTCGATCCGGTTTGTTAAAATCTGATTTTAACAAACCTGAACGAATATCCTGTTTTGATCACCCCTAGTTATAGctaaagatataatatatatatgtaaagaaATAAGacgtagatttttttttatgtaaacaaactACGGAGCTCTGAATGCACCTTTTTAACTTGGTGATCAATGTGATCCCACTTCTTGATTTTAAGTTAGTTCTACTACGTTTACATTCCATGTAGCtaattaatttagatttttctacattgttttcttaataaaaatagtcaATGCACAGGTACCGTTGTATCAAATCTATTTTAGGAAAGAAACTGGTAgttattgtaaacatttttggaTTGTAAATAAGGTAGAAGAAGAAATCTAAAGTATTAGTTTGGTTATGTTATTGTTTTGGCGTCTTTAAAAATGTGACGTTATATGTGATTTtgttattagaaatattttcaattttttaagaatatatatatcaCACACGTAACCAAAACTTATTTGAcaagatattaaattaaaactttgaatcctttttttttcaacttgaatctttctttattttgaattttattttattttatttggaaatCATGGCGTCTATTTATAGTAGTAAAGcgtaataaataacttaatatatacgTAATATACGACTTATATAATACAACTCGACGCCCTACTTAGATAATAAAAGTAGGGGCGTCGAATGGTCcgttattgtataaaaatactttgtaatgCTTTCAATAGAAATTTTTAGTCATTTGAACttgataacttttatttttcattattttaatttttaaagttcaagAAAAGTGGGCTTTTTTTGAGGAATGGGGGGGGGGTATTctatatttaacaattatttttttatcagttgaTCCCAGTTGGAtcaattaataaacatttgtcTTTTATCCTTTAAACCTGCCACTCATATGTTAatttttgctgttgttgttttcaattattttttgtaatatactAAAAATCTCTTTACTAAGTTATTAAACTTAGTAGTGGACAAACTTGTGTCGACATTAATACTATTTTCGAAATTAATACTTTTGTCAATATTCATAATTTTGTCGATATTAATACTTAttcaaagatataaatataaaatgcatcgtaattattgaaaataagaaTATTACATTATGTTCTTAAAAtgtatattcaatatataaCACTGATGGCTATTCGAAGATTTCTGACTATACTTCAATCTTaccagtattttgaaaattattaaacgcGATATGTGCAATTGtgcctttttttgttgttgttgttgctttttttaccGCAGGTAgaatgaattttgaaaaatattataaaatgaatgTAAGAACTTCTAGATCTATTAAGTTGTGGGTTTAAGACCTCTATTTTTACATTAGGAGCATTCAATGATAAATCAATatcaaataaatcaatttattgataaatcaGCTATTTGATATACAAAAttactattaacattttttttatataaaggtaaaatagattttattattttaaaattacagtttattaaagtaaatttttttcatgaataCAAATTAGCATTTGTGTTTATgtataaagtatattaattaaaaactttcatttttcattataaattatctgttcattttatttgctttgaaataatttttagttttgtcaattactgttaaaataacttttaaagcctgcaacttttttgaagtattttgcttttttttttcttcttgtccTTGCAAACTTTATCCATTTTGACAAACACGAAGTTTGTAAGTTTTATGTTAACGgctaaataaaagaataagtaaaaaaagttgataaaaaatagaatgaaGGTACAAAAAGGTCGCAGTTTGCCGACTTATGGTATGAAAATTAGTTAACTGGGGTAGGGGGTATCACACATTTCTATAGCGCTGGTCTTgcgcttattttatttaactgtaATATGACCTTATGTCACTTTAATAGCGATGTTAACTActctgatatttatatatatatatatatatatatatatatatatatatatatatatatatatatatatatatatatataaatatatatatatatatatatatatatatatatatatatatatatatatatatatatatatatatatatatatatatatatatatatatcgtaatTTCAGTTGGCACGAATCAcatagactttttttaaaaaaaagcaacctaCATAATACTCAGGAattgttgttaataaaaatttatgctgaGATATCCATATAAACAGAAAACATGTGAAAAAAACGACGTTAACTCTTAAATTAGCGCATCAATAATTGATGTGTGAATTTAAGACCTTTTGTATTACTTACGATGTCTTAaacttatacatttttataaattatagttttattttataaacttttctttttaatttcattttccaACAACAGAATTTACGATATTTGGATGACATCATAATtggtacttaaaaaaatacgtcataaagttaaaattttatttttatttaactttttgacgtaatgtttactttttaattatgatatcataacaACTGTGTTATTgacatatttgatttttattaaattaaaagatttaatgagAACATTCCTTTATGAAAtcgtttattatttcaaaacagTTTTCTTGATCACTTTTTTAATCACGATAACCTCACCTGATAACCATAATAAACCCTAATATTTACGAGTAAAAAACGATTAtgcaagaaataattttaaacaaaagcgCATGCGCctggatttttttgttttttttttgtctttttgctGTTTCATTTCATATATTTGCTACTTTAATATTCgctaatatttgtttttatttatgcgAGTCGTTTTAAATGACACTATTTTGTtacctttaaaaacattttatttacttgaGTTTATCTTAGAAAGCAGAGCTCTTTTTAATGACTTTATGACATTGCTGTTTGATATGTCATGCAATGTAAACATACCAAACCATCTAAaaccttataataaataaaaacaatattttttctaaacgaTTTACGTAAGTTAATGTTTGCACGTTATTCTATACTTGTTGAATTGTTCTTTAATTAAGTTCAAAAAGTAATGATGTGGccattgttttttatactggTATGTGCTTTACTTCGTATTCTTGATGCAAATGAAAAATGCGAAGGTGAAATTGATCCTTTTATTTGTAAGTTGAAAActgctttaaatataaattcaaggGACGAAAAACTTGACAAACGATTTCAGCAAATTGAAAAGCAGTTGGAAAAAATAAGGCAAGATATTTTGCATTTGAATGCAACAACAGCCATCGAGATAAAAAACGCAAGCCAAGAAGACAATCAAATACAACAACTAACAACCCATTTAAACAGAAGTGAAACCAAAGTAAGACAAACGATCAATAGTTTAATTGGAACGGTTAACGGAACTGTAAATACGTTGTTAAgtcaaatagaaaatatttcaaaagaactCCCACAATTAAAGGAATTGTTAAATAATGTTGACGAGAGCAGAGATACCATTCATaacgaatttaataaatttgtcaaCGCAACGACTATGTTTAACTATGAATTAACAGAGTTGCTTAAGAAAAAGACTTTGGACGCAATGGAAACACTTGAAAAAAAACAGACTGAACTTATGAACCAGCCTAACTGTACGGTAGCTTACAATACCTCATTTAAttatatgtttcaaaaaaatcgAGAACTTGAATTAAAAGTTCAACAAAGCCAACAACAGTTGTCTGAAATCAAGGCTGCATTAGAAACGTCGAAAAATGAAGAATGGCCGACTGGAAGTTACTGCATATTAGCTAACGGAGCTTGTccaaaaggttttaaattattCACGGGGTATTTAAGAGCTATTAACATGTTCCATTTTTCATCAACTTATATCCGCGAATCTTTTTTTGGTAGCAGCTCGATTAACTGCCATGGAAACTGTGGTACGTATGGAAACTGGGTTGGGGAGTTAAATCTTTCAACTTGCtgcaaataaagtaaattaacaaaagttaCTTGCGGTAATATAAAGgtattgtataataatataaagaaattgtcggttttaggtaaaaaaacatttcctaACTTTGAACAAGCTTAATTGATTGATCGTACGCCTTATTTTGAATTCGGCTTAAGATGAATTTTGAGAATGTAAATTGTGAATCGTATTGACTTGTATTTTCCATCATATGACTTTATATTTGACTTGATTATTTCACGTATGAACAGAAATTAGTTTATGACTTGATTTCTCAATTTACTACTTAGTTTAGTTTGGATTTTGGATAAACTTGGATTCGAATTTACAACTTAAGATTTGgataaaaacctattttttccatttattaattggtattaacttataaaataatttttctttatatatacaacttaattttttaacttaaaagttgaaagtatttaaattataagttgatatattttgtaatttatcaaataaataatgatcTGTTTTGTGGTCTGTAAATTATCTTAGagttagataatataataaacaaaatttttgttatagatTAATAAATTACGAAATAAAAACCATCTACTGTAGTGGTTCCCTTAGAACAGGTTTTAGTTCCTGGAATGCATTATCTATTCTCATTGGAATAGTAATCACTGAATTGAGTCAAGGACCTTTTTAAGTTACTGTAGTTTACATCacgcaaattaaaaaaataacaaatttgctGTTGCTActgtattttatattgtattatgtATTGCATATTTAATGACTTGGTTTGTTTGAATTGCCATATCCCgctttttctaaagtttttgcaAACTCTAATAATTCTGCAGCCTTTACTTTACaattactgttttaaaaaataaatttgtttacgaagtaagcaattttaaaagaatcttttttactttgtttacgaaaataacagttaaaaactatatgttttaattttgttcttgaaCTGACTGTTATAAAACGAAAAAACTCAGTCTTTTCCGGAAGTCTATTTTTTCTCCTGCTCTGGAAAAGATCCGGgattgtttatattttcaagGAAACCGGAACAAAAGTGCAAATCACATAATTGTTTTcgtttttaaaaccaatattcAAAATGCGtgttcaaaaataaagtttaccaACTGAATATTTGCCAAAAACCATTCGATCCAAACTACACTGCTATCCCAAACTACTCAACCATcctagaaaaataaataaacaaaattcgtaaaattttgaaacataatacaataaaagtttattgGAGCGTAGTCTAGACAACTAATCGAGTAATCTTTTCCTCACTTTGTAATAAAGTTGCGCAATATtcaaatttacttataaaatgattaaaaagatttaaatactaattattatatattctcCTTTagtgtttttcatttttaatatatatatatatttagtttattttaggtgccccatgaaaaccttacggtcttatcacagagcaccatgGAAGAGCATGTGAAAGGAAGTTCACATAAGATAAGCGCGTTTACCAGTGCGCTACGGCTGCTCAAATACATATAGTTCGTGAATATTAATCATTACTgttttaacaaatcttttttttttagtcatcaGTATGTGCTTTACTGAGCATGgataaatgaattattttgaaaaaataaaaaaccgaTAGATTATCTTTTTTGGCaaagttacaaaaaagttatcTCAGAGctttaaatgaaaatgttaagGTCTGCAAAAACTTCGAAATACGAGTTCAAACCTAGTCCTCGTTAAAACACCGCTTAAGttgtaatttattacaaaattagttGGTCATTAAAGAATTCTATTTTCCCTTAGTTGTACcactattttaactaaaaacatagaaataaattaaaaagtttaaaaactcaaaattactttaaataaagcCCAAAACCTCAAATAGAaagtttttctacttttaaaaacgattttaaatatttaaagaaaaatagtataaaagttaaatgattttttcaatgttctaataaaatacattttccaATAACTCTGTCctttttcgtttcttttttgCAAGCATGTGCGTTTTTCAGCGCACATGCTTG
Above is a window of Hydra vulgaris chromosome 10, alternate assembly HydraT2T_AEP DNA encoding:
- the LOC105843846 gene encoding uncharacterized protein LOC105843846 — its product is MMWPLFFILVCALLRILDANEKCEGEIDPFICKLKTALNINSRDEKLDKRFQQIEKQLEKIRQDILHLNATTAIEIKNASQEDNQIQQLTTHLNRSETKVRQTINSLIGTVNGTVNTLLSQIENISKELPQLKELLNNVDESRDTIHNEFNKFVNATTMFNYELTELLKKKTLDAMETLEKKQTELMNQPNCTVAYNTSFNYMFQKNRELELKVQQSQQQLSEIKAALETSKNEEWPTGSYCILANGACPKGFKLFTGYLRAINMFHFSSTYIRESFFGSSSINCHGNCGTYGNWVGELNLSTCCK